GAACTTATCATGCTGGGGGGAAACAAGTAATATTAAGAAAAGATATAATAAAAATTAATAGAGATGAAGAGTATATAGGTTCTAGAAAAGGAATAAATTTACCTTTAAATTTTAATGGGGAATTAATAGGAGTAATTGGAATTTCTGGTGAAACAAATGAAGTTGAAAAGTATGGTCAAATTATCAAGAGAATGTCAGAAATTTTAATTAAAGAAGCTTGGATTTTGAAAAGAAATGAAGAAGAAAGTGAAAAGGAAAGAATTTTTTTAGAAACCCTTCTTTTTCAAAATAGTTTTCTTTACAATCCGATTATTTTTTCAGAAACTTTAGAAGAAATTGAAAAGAAAAAAAATGGAGTTATAATTGTAGGAAAAATTATAAAAATTTATGATTTAGAATCAATAAAAAAGATATACGATCCAATAAGAATAAAAGTAAAAAAATATAATGGATACTCTATGCTTAATCAGAATACTATTATAATTTTAGATTTTCATAAAGATAGAGAAAAAATTATAGAACTTTTATCTGAATTTAATAAAAAAGAATTTTTAAGTTTTGGGGTAGGAAAAATAAAGGAAAAAATAGGAGAGTTAAAAGATTCGTATAAAGAGGGAGTAGAGGCACTAGAATGGGGAATAAAATCTAAAAATGAAATAACTTTTTATGATGATCTTGATTTAGAGTTAATTATAAAAAATATAACAAAAAATTTGGCTCAAATATATAAAGAAAAAATTTTTAAAAAACTCACTAATAAGGAGATAGAAGAATATAAAATAATTTTTTTATTATATGAGAAGTATAATGGTTCTCTTAATAAAATAGCAAAAGAGCTTTTCATCCATGTTAATACTCTTCAATATAAATTAAATAAACTTTATGAAAAAACAGATTTGAACATGAGAAATTATAATGATTTTACTAAATTAAAAATAGCCTTTATGCTAAAAGTAGAATAATGTTATATATAATAAAAAAAATAGTGAAATAGTTGCTGAAATATGTTATCTATAATATTGTTTTTTTATCTAAAAAACTATAAAATTAATTTACAGTGTACTAAAAATATAAAAAAATAAGTAAAATAGGAGGGAAATTATGATAACAGTATCAGCGTTAGGGGCAGTTGTTGGACTTATTGTGGCAATAGTTTTAATTATAAAGAAAATAAATCCAGCATATTCGTTAATTTTAGGTTCAATAATCGGGGGATTAGTAGGAGGAGCAAGTGTATCTCAAACAGTTTCCTTAATGATATCTGGGGCACAGGGAATGATACCAGCAATATTGAGAATAATAACAGCAGGTGTTTTAGCAGGAGTTTTAATAGAAACTGGAGCTGCAAGTAAAATTGCAGAGACAATTATAGAAAAATTAGGAGAATCGAAAGCTATAGTAGCGATAGTATTATCAACTATGATTCTTACAATGGTTGGAGTATTTATAGATGTATCTGTAATAACAGTAGCACCAATAGCAATGGCAATAGCTAAAAGAACAAACTTATCTAGAACAGGAGTTTTAGTAGCTATGATAGGTGGAGGAAAAGCAGGAAATATAATGTCTCCTAATCCAAATGCTATAGCAGCAGCTGATGCTTTTAAAATTCCATTGACTTCAGTTATGACTGCAGGGATTATTCCAGCAGTATTTGGAATAGTTGTGACTATAATTGTAGCAAAAATTATTTCTAATAGAGGAAGTCAAATTTTAGATAATGATTTAGGAGATAAAAAATTAGAAAAAAGACCTAGTTTTATAGGTGCAATAATAGGACCAATAGTAGCAATATTTATTTTAGCTTTAAGACCTATAGCAGGAATTTCCATTGATCCATTAATAGCTTTACCTGTAGGAGGGGCAATAGGATGCTTAGCTATGGGAAAAATAAAGCATTTCAATGAGTATTGTGTATTTGGTTTAGGGAAAATGATAGGGGTAGCGATATTATTAATAGGAACAGGAACTCTTTCAGGAATAATAGCAAACTCTGCATTAAAAGAAGTATTAACTAATTTTTTATCAACAACTGGGGCTCCTGCTTATTTACTAGCACCATTTTCAGGGATTTTAATGTGTGCAGCTACAGCTTCAACAACTTCTGGAACAGCTGTTGCAAGTCAAGTATTTGGACCAACAATATTAAGTTTAGGTGTACAGCCAATAAATGCAGCAGCAATGATACATTCAGGAGCAACTGTATTAGACCATCTGCCACATGGAAGTTTCTTTCATGCAACAGGAGGAAGTGTGAATATGGATATGAAAGAGAGATTAACGTTAATACCATTTGAATCGTTAATAGGATTGATTTTAACATTTGTATCAACAATAATCTATGGAATGTTATTTTAAAAAGGAGTTAGAAGATGAAGATAGTATTAGCACCAGATTCATTTAAAGAGAGTATGACAGCAAAGGAAACTTGTATAGCAATAGAGAAAGGGTTTAAAAAAGTAATATCTAATTTAGAGTGTATCCATGTACCTATGGCTGATGGAGGAGAGGGTACAACTCAATCATTAGTAGATGCTACAAATGGAAAATTTTATACTGTTGAGGTAATGGGACCATTAGGAGAGAAAAGAGATGCAAGATTTGGAATACTTGGAGATGGAAAAACAGCGATACTTGAGATGGCAGCAGCCAGTGGATTAGAGCTTGTACCAAAAGAAAAAAGAGATGCTACAATAACCACAACTTATGGAACAGGAGAGTTGATAAAGGCAGCTTTAAGTAAAAATGTAGAGACTATTCTTATAGGAATAGGAGGAAGTGCAACTAATGATGGTGGTGCTGGAATGGTACAAGCATTGGGAGGAAAACTTTTAGATAAAGATGGAAATGAAATAGGTTTTGGTGGTGGAGAGCTATCAAAATTAGATAGGATAGATATCTCTAATTTAGATAATAGGTTAAAAGATGTAAAAATAATAGTAGCTTGTGATGTACAAAATCCTCTTACTGGACCAACAGGAGCTTCTCATATTTTTGGAAAACAAAAGGGAGCTAATGAGGAACAAAGAGAGTTACTAGATAAAAATTTAAAACACTATGCAAAGATAATAAGAAGAGATATAGGAAAAGATGTAGAAAATATTCCAGGAGCTGGAGCAGCTGGTGGATTAGGAGCTGGGCTTATGGCATTTTTATCAGCAGAACTAAAAAAAGGTGTAGATATAGTTGTAGAATATAGTAAATTGGAAGAAAAACTTCAAGGAGCAGATTTAATTATTACAGGAGAGGGAAGTATAGATGGTCAGACTAGATTTGGAAAAACTCCATATGGTGTAGCTAAAACGGCTCAAAAATATAATATTCCAGTAATTGCTTTTGCTGGAAATATAGGGAAGGATATAGATGTATTATATGATTATGGATTTACAGCAATACTTCCAATTCTTCCTAGGGTAGAGAGCTTGGAGAATGCCATAGCTAATGGTAAAGAAAATATAGAGTATATGAGTGAAAGCTTAGGAAGAGTAATTAGTATTTATAAAAAATAGAAAAGTATATATAAAATATATTTTACTTGTAATAACATATGTTATATAATAACGAAAAATGGTAGAGGTGCAATTGACAAGAGTAATATCTCAGAGTTTGACAAACTATGAAGAGATATGAAAGGGGAGATTGCCGAAATAAAAATCAAAGTCAAAGGATTTTTATTGGTAACTCAGATAATATCTGTTTTACTGTCATTGATATTTCAATGGAGAGCTATCTAAAACTATTAGTAAAATTATAGAATGTACTTAAGTTTATATTGTAAATTTTAAAATTTATTAAAAAAGTTAAAAGATAGCAAGGAGTAAATAGTAGAAAATATTGAGAGATATTAAAACTATTTTACTTGGAGCTATCTTTTTTTATTAAAAAATTATTAAATAACAGAATGAAAATAGAACAAGTGGAGGAGAAAGATGAGATTTTTTGGAACGATGAAAGATGAGCAGGGAGTATTATCAATAGGGGGAGTAAAGGTTACTGAGTTAGCTCAAAAATATGGGACACCACTTTATATAATGGACCAAGAGCTAATAGAAAGTAATATGAGAAAATATAAAGAAAACTTTAAAAGTGATAAATTTCAAACACAGATAGTCTATGCGTCAAAGGCATTTTTAGCAAAAGCTATGTGTCAATTAGTAGAGAAATATGATATGGATATAGATGCAGTATCAGGAGGAGAGCTATATACAATAAAAGTAAGTGGACTTGATATGAAAAGAGTACATATGCATGGAAATAATAAGACTTTAGAAGAGTTAGAGATGTGTGTAGACTATGGGATAGGGAGTATAATCATAGATAATGAAACAGAGATAGAAAATTTATCATATGTGTGTGCTCAAAAAAATAAAAAAATAAAAGCTATGCTTAGAATAAATATTGGAATAGATGCTCATACTCATGAGTATATAAAAACATCTAAACATTCATCTAAATTTGGAGAATCAATTTTTGATGAGAAATTAGTAGGAATAGTAGAAAAAATTGTAAAAGATAAAAATATAGAGTTTTTAGGATTTCATTGTCATATTGGTTCTCAAATTTTTGATACAAAAGCATTCCATGAAGGAATAGAAACAATGGTAGTAGAAACAAAAAAGATAGCTGATACTTTAGGAATAAAAATTCCAGAGATAAATCTTGGTGGAGGTTTTGGAGTATACTATACAGAAAATGATGTAGAAGTAGATATTGAGAAATTTATGAGAAGTATGATAGAACATATAGAGAAAAGTTTAGATGAGCATAAATTAGAGATAGAGAAGGTATCTATTGAACCAGGAAGAAGTATAGTAGGAAATGCAGGAAGTACTCTTTATACAGTTGGGGGAATAAAACAAACTTATGGTGGAGTAAAATATATGTTTATAGATGGAGGAATGACAGATAATATAAGACCTGCTCTTTATCAAGCTGAATATGAAGCAGTTATAGCTAATAGACTAGATGAAAAAGAGAGGGAAGTGGTAACTGTAGCTGGAAAATGTTGTGAGTCTGGAGATTTAATTATAAAAGGAAAGAGTTTACCAAAGGGAGAAAAGGGAGATTTACTATTAGTTTCTACTACAGGAGCTTATGGTTACTCTATGTCTAGCAACTATAATAAATTAGCAAGACCAGCAGTGGTATTTGTAAAAAATGGAAAAGCCTCTTTAGCTATTAGAAGAGAGAGTTTTGAAGACTTAATAAGAAATGATTTGGCTATAGAGCTATAGTTCTTCAAAAATGAATAGTATTTTTAGTAAAACTCTTGAAAAAAATAGTTTTTTTCTGAAAAAGTATGAACAAAAAAATAAAGAATTTGAGAAATAGGAAAAACAGAGAAATTTTATTACAATATTAGAGGTATTTAAAATAGGTAAAGAGGAGGGAATATGAGATTTTCAAAATTACAAGCTGCAGGGAATGATTTTATCTTAGTCAATGGACTAGAGTATAGAGATTTAGATTTAAGTAGTACAGCGAAAAAAGTTTGTGATAGACATTTTGGAATAGGTGCAGATGGACTTATGACTTGTGAGGAGAGTAAAGTTGCAGATATAAAGATGAATTATTATAACTCTGATGGGTCAAGAGGAGAGATGTGTGGGAATGGAATAAGATGTTTTTCAAAATTTGTCTATGATAATGGAGTAGTGAGAAAAAAGAGTTTTTCAGTAGAAACTGATGCTGGAATAAAATATATAGATCTTACTTTAGAGAGTGAAGAGGTAAAATATATATCAGTGGATATGGGAAGAGCAGATTTTAGAGCCACTTCTGTTCCTTGTACATTAGATAGTGAAATTATTTTAGAAAAAGAGATAGAGGTAGAAGGACAAAAGTTAAAAATTTCATCTGTTTTAATGGGAGTACCTCATACTGTGATTTTAGTAGATGACTATGATAACTATGATATAGATAGATTAGGAAAAGCTATAGAGTATAGTATGGATATTTTTCCAAGAAAGACTAATGTAAATTTTATTCAAGTAGTAGATGATGAAAATATTATTATAAAGACTTGGGAGAGGGGAGCTTCAAGAACATTAGGTTGTGGAACAGGGTGCTGTTCATCTGCTGTTATAGCTCATAAACTTGGAAAAATCAAAGGAAATAGTGTAAAACTTACCACAGAGGGTGGAGAGGTTTTTGTAACTTTTGATAATGAATATAATGTAATAATGAAAGGTAGTGCAGAAACAATTTGCACTGGAGAGTTTTTAAAATAGGAGGAAGAATTGTGAATAAAAAAAGTATCTGGGAGGCTTATAGATTTTCTATAATCTTAATAGGAGCTATAATAATTGGAAGTTTTATAGGGGTTCATTTTGGAGAGAAAGCTAAGGTTTTAAAACCATTAGGAGATTTATTTATAAATGGAATGTTTACAATAGTTGTACCATTAGTCTTTGTAACAATTAGTAGTTCAATATCTAGTATGAGTGATATGACTAGATTAAAAAGTATATTAAAAAACCTTATTTTAGTATTTGTTTCAACAGGTGCAGTAGCTGCAGTTATTATTTTAATAATAGTAAATATTTTTCCACCAGCTCAAGGAGTTAATTTAAGTCTTACAACTGCAGAGGCACTTCAACCATTTCAAACAGGGGATCAAATTGTAAAAGCTATTACAGTTACAGATTTTCCAGAGTTAATATCTAGAAAAAATATGTTACCACTTATACTTTTTTCTATAGTATTTGGACTTTGCGTAAATATGGTAGGAGAGAAGGGAAAAGTAATATCTAATGGATTAGATGCTTTAGCAGAGGTATTTTTAAAAATGATAAATCTATTGATGTACTATGCACCAATAGGATTAGGGGCATATTTTGCTGCTCTTGTTGGAGAGTATGGAAAAGAGTTATTAGGGTCATACACAAGAGCTATGATAATCTACTATCCACTTTGTTTAGTATATTTTGTAGTGATGTTCCCAATATATGGATATATATCTGCTGGAAAAGATGGAGTGAGAGCTATGAAAAATCTAATATCTCCAGCTATTACTTCAATAGCTACTCAAAGTAGTATAGCTACCCTTCCTGTAAACTTAGATGCTGCTAAAAAAATAGGTGTGCCTAAGGATATCAGAGAGATAGTTTTACCAATAGGAGCTACTGCTCATATGGATGGAACAGTTTTTAGTTCTATTTTAAAAATCTCTTTCCTATTTGGAATTTTTAATGTTCCTTTTGAGGGAATTGGAACTTATGCAAGTGCTTTACTTCTTTCTATATTAGGGGGAGTGGTAATGTCAGGTGTTCCTGGTGGAGGACTTATAGGGGAGATGCTAATAGTTACTATGTATGGTTTCCCAGCAGAAGCTTTCCCAATAATTGCTACTATTGGTTATCTTGTAGACCCACCAGCAACTATGATAAATGCTACTGGAGATACAGTTGCTGCTATGCTTGTTACAAGAATAGTTGAAGGAAAAGATTGGATCAAGAGAAACTTAGGATAGTGTAAAGGAAAGTTATCCTTTACATTATCTTTTAATTGTGGTATATTTTTATTTAATAACTAAGTATTCATAAACATAGGGGGGATTTTATGAATTTTATTTTTATATCACCAAACTTTCCAAAAAGTTATTGGAATTTTTGTAGAGGATTAAAAAATAATGGAGTTAACACTCTAGGAATAGGAGATGCTGATTATGACTTTTTAAGTGATGAGTTAAAAGAATCATTAAATGAGTATTATAAAGTGTCTTCTTTAGAAAACTATGATGAAGTGTACAGAGCTTGTGCTTATTTTGCTTTTAAGTATGGAAAAATTGATTGGTTAGAATCAAATAATGAATACTGGTTATTAAGAGATGCACAACTTCGTACAGATTTTAATATTACATCTGGTTTAAAAAATGATAAGATAGCTGGAATAAAATATAAGAGTAAAATGAAAGAGTTTTATGAAAAAGCTGGAGTTAAAACAGCTAGGTACCATATGGTTTCAACTTTTGAAGAGGGGAAAAAATTTACTGATATGGTAGGATTTCCAGTTGTAGTAAAACCTAATAATGGAGTTGGAGCAGCAGCTACTTATAAATTAAGAGATGAAGGAGAGATGAAATTTTTCTATGATAATCTAGGAGAAGAGGAGTATATCATGGAGGAATTTATCAATGGAGAGCTTCTTTCTTATGATGGAATAGCTGGTAGAAATAGGGAGATTATTTTTGAGACAGCTCATGCATATCCAGTACCAATAATGGAGATAGTAAATAATGGAATGGATGTTATGTATTATTCTTTTAGAGAGATTCCAGAGGATTTAAAAGAAGCAGGAAGAAGAGTAGTACAAACTTTTGATACTAATAGTAGATTTTTCCATTGTGAATTTTTTAGATTGTTAGAAGATAAACCAGGATTAGGAAATAAAGGGGATATTATAGGATTAGAGGTAAATATGCGTCCACCTGGAGGATATACACCAGATATGATGAACTTTGCAAATGATATAGATGTATATCAAATTTGGGCAAATATGATAACTTATAATAAAGGATTCTATAATAAAGATTCTAGACCATATTGTTGTGTTTATGCAGCAAGAAGAGATGGATATAGATATGTTCATAGCATAGATACAGTATTAAATAGATATAAATATAATATTGTAATGAAAGAGAGAATGCCTGAAGTTTTATCTGGAGCTATGGGAAATGATATGTTAACAGCTAGATTTCCAGAGCAAGAGCAAGCTATGGAATTTATTGATTTTTACTTAAAAAAGATGTAACTAGGGGGAGTTTTATGCATGTAAATCATTATAAACAGTACAGCCATAATTTAGGAAGAGAGATGGAATTTTTAGTATATGGACATAGTGGAAGACCAATTGTTGTTTTTCCAGCTCAAGATGGAAGATTCTATGATTTCTATAATTTTGGAATGGTAGATGCAGCTGCTGACTATATAAATCAAGGGAAGATTATGCTATTTTGTGTAGATAGTATAGATGGAGAATCTTGGTCTAGGCTTGGAGAGAATTATGAAGCTAGAATAGAGCAACATAATAGATGGTTTAAATATATAGTAGATGAAGCTATACCTAAATTTAAGCAGATATATGGAGATAGAACAGGAAATTACAACTGTAAATTTATGACAACAGGTTGTAGTATGGGGGCTTATCATGCTTTGAACTTTTTCTTACGTTGTCCAGATATTTTTGATGGAGTAATAGCTTTAAGTGGATTATATCATGCAGGATATTTCTTCCCAAATTACAACAATGGAATGATTTATGAAAACTCTCCAAATGATTATATGAGAAATATGTCTTGGAACCATGAATTTTTAGGAAAATATAGAAATTCAGATATTATCCTATGTTGTGGACTAGGTAGATGGGAAGAGGAGTGTATAAAAGATACTGGAGATTTAAAAAAGGAATTTGACAGATTACAAGTTCCTGTTTGGATAGATTTCTGGGGTTATGATGTAGATCATGACTGGCCTTGGTGGAAAGTGCAATTCCCTTATTTTTTACAATATGTTGTATAGGAGTTAAATATGATACTAAAAGAAAATATATATATTGAATCTTTTAAATTACATAGAACACTACATATATACCTTCCAGATGATATACAACCAGATGAAAGATTTCCAGTTATATATATGTTTGATGGACACAATCTATTTAATGATTCAGATGCTACATATGGAAAATCATGGGGAATAAAGGATGCTCTTGATACTCATAATCAAAGAATTATAGTGGTAGGATTAGAGTGTAATCATGAAGGAAATATGAGACTTTGTGAATTTTCTCCATACTCTTTTAAAGACAAATTTTTTGGAGAAGTTACAGGACTAGGTAAAACTACTATAGAGTGGATATGTGAAACTTTAAAACCATATATAGATGAAAAATTTCCAACTAAACCTGAAAGAGAGTATACAGCAATAGGTGGAAGTTCAATGGGAGGTTTAATGTCAGTATATGGTCTTGCAGCTAGGTCGGATATATTTTCAATGGGAATATGTGTATCTCCTTTTTATGAGCATGTTTTTAAAAAATTAGTAGATGATATTTCTAAATTTAAAATTCATAAAAAGACAAAAGCTTATATTAGCTGGGGGAGATATGAGTTTCACACTAAAAAACAACTAGCAGTTGGAACAGAAAAAAATATGATAGTAACCAGAATTTTTTCGCAAAAGGGAGTTACTGTATATCCTCATATGATGGTAGAGGGAGCTCATAATGAGGAGTCATGGGAGAAAGAAACTTTTGCTTGGTTATATGAGTTAGGATTATATAAGAAACATAGATAGAGAAAAAAGAGAGAATGACTATTTTAAGATAGTGTTCTCTCTTTTCTTTTTAATTTGAAGATATCTAAGTAGTTATAGAAAAATTTATTATATAAATCTTTTAATTATAAAAAATATTACAGGAATAAGTATAGCAGGAAGAATATCAAGAGTTTTGATATTTTTTATTTTTAATATCCCAAGTCCAGTAGCTGTAATTAAAAATCCTCCCACAATACAAAGCTCAACTATTAAGTCTTCACTAAAAAAATCTAAACATACATATCTTGTTAAAACATAGATACTTCCCTGCCAGCAAAATAGAATAAGAGCCACAACTATAATTCCTATTCCGTAGGTAGAAGAGAATATAATTGAAGTTACAAAATCTAGTGAGGCATTTGTAAATAAAAAAGTATAATCATTTTTTAATGCTGCCATTACAGATCCTACTATTGATAATGACCCTATACAAAAGAGTAAAGCAGCAGTAACAATCCCTTCTCCTAAATTTCCTTTAGTATATTTTTTCATTATATTTTGAAGTTTTGTATCTAAATCAAGCTTAGTTCCTATGACAGAACCAAGAACTAAACTTATGATAAATAAAACAGGATAGTGGCTTTTTCCCATATTGGATATAATGGAGTTAAAACCTATACCACAAGCAGCAAGTCCACAAGCATTGAGCATAGCTTCTTCATATTTTTTTGGAATCCCTTTTTTTACTAATCCACCTATTGTACACCCTATTATTATAGCACTAGTATTGACAATTGCCCCCAACATATTGAATCTCTCCTTATAAATTAGATAGTAAAAGTTTTAAGAAATTATACATTTTATCAAAAGATTCTAAGTTCATAGCTTCATCTGGAGTATGGGCATTTTTACAATCAGGACCTAGAGTTATAATATCTAGTTCTGGAATTAAAGCTTTGAATATTCCACACTCTAATCCACCATGAGTGGCTAAAACTTGAATATCTTTTTGATAAAAATCTTTATATAGAGTTTTTAATCTCTCTCTAAATTCAGATACAGGAGAGTATTCCCAAGCTGAGAAATGAGCATCTACTACATAGGAAACATTAAACAGTTGAGAAAGGAATTTAAGATTTTCCATTCCCTCTTGATTATATGATTCTAAAGCACCACGAAGAGATACAGTAAATTTTATTTTATTTTCTTTTGTAGTTATTACTCCAAGATTTTGAGAGGCTGTTGTAAGATTTTCAAAAGCTAAACTTCTATGTTGTAATCCACTTGGAATAAGATATAGCACATTGATAATCTCATCGCTCTCTTTTTTAGTGATAATTTTTTCACTATTACTTTTTAGTAGAGAGATATATACACCATTGTCAGAAAATTCTAACTCTTTTTTAACTTCCTTTTCTATATTTTTAACTAGTTCATCTATTGTTTCAAAATTTTCAGCACAAGAGAAAGTGGCAAAAGCTTCCCTTGGAATAGCATTCATTTTAGAACCACCATCTATATTTACAAGGTTGATTCCAAAGTTTTTATTTAAATGGTAAAGGATTCTAGTAACTATTTTTATAGAGTTTCCTTTCTCTAGGTGGATTTGTCCTCCAGAGTGCCCCCCTGACAATCCTTTTACTTCTATCTTATATGTAGGTAAGGAGTTTTTTTCATAAGTGATAGATTTTGTAAAGGTAGAGATAAGAGCTCCAGCACAAGATACATAAGTATTAGACTCACTACCATTATCAAGGTTTATAAATTTTTTTCCAGAAAAATACTCTTTTTTTAAATTGATAGCTCCAAATAATCCAACTTCTTCTTGAACTGTAAATACACACTCAAGAGCTGGATGAGCTATATCTTTTTCTGTAAGTAGAGCTAGCATATATGCTACTCCATATCCATCATCTGCTCCTAAAGTTGTTCCTTTAGCTTTTACCCAACCATCTTCTACTTGAAGAGAAAGAGAATCAGTTTCAAAATTATGGTTACAATCTATATTTTTTTCACATACCATATCAATATGAGCTTGTAATATTATAGTAGCATGATTTTCGTATCCAGAAGAGGCAGGTTTATATACAATTACATTTCCCATCTCATCTTGAATATATTTGTACCCTAACTCTTTAGCTATATTTACAATATAGTTACTAAGTTGTTGTTCATTATAAGAACCATGAGGTATTTTAGAAATTTCCTCAAAATATTTTTGATGTAATAA
Above is a window of Fusobacterium mortiferum ATCC 9817 DNA encoding:
- a CDS encoding esterase family protein encodes the protein MHVNHYKQYSHNLGREMEFLVYGHSGRPIVVFPAQDGRFYDFYNFGMVDAAADYINQGKIMLFCVDSIDGESWSRLGENYEARIEQHNRWFKYIVDEAIPKFKQIYGDRTGNYNCKFMTTGCSMGAYHALNFFLRCPDIFDGVIALSGLYHAGYFFPNYNNGMIYENSPNDYMRNMSWNHEFLGKYRNSDIILCCGLGRWEEECIKDTGDLKKEFDRLQVPVWIDFWGYDVDHDWPWWKVQFPYFLQYVV
- a CDS encoding ATP-grasp domain-containing protein — its product is MNFIFISPNFPKSYWNFCRGLKNNGVNTLGIGDADYDFLSDELKESLNEYYKVSSLENYDEVYRACAYFAFKYGKIDWLESNNEYWLLRDAQLRTDFNITSGLKNDKIAGIKYKSKMKEFYEKAGVKTARYHMVSTFEEGKKFTDMVGFPVVVKPNNGVGAAATYKLRDEGEMKFFYDNLGEEEYIMEEFINGELLSYDGIAGRNREIIFETAHAYPVPIMEIVNNGMDVMYYSFREIPEDLKEAGRRVVQTFDTNSRFFHCEFFRLLEDKPGLGNKGDIIGLEVNMRPPGGYTPDMMNFANDIDVYQIWANMITYNKGFYNKDSRPYCCVYAARRDGYRYVHSIDTVLNRYKYNIVMKERMPEVLSGAMGNDMLTARFPEQEQAMEFIDFYLKKM
- the lysA gene encoding diaminopimelate decarboxylase, whose translation is MRFFGTMKDEQGVLSIGGVKVTELAQKYGTPLYIMDQELIESNMRKYKENFKSDKFQTQIVYASKAFLAKAMCQLVEKYDMDIDAVSGGELYTIKVSGLDMKRVHMHGNNKTLEELEMCVDYGIGSIIIDNETEIENLSYVCAQKNKKIKAMLRINIGIDAHTHEYIKTSKHSSKFGESIFDEKLVGIVEKIVKDKNIEFLGFHCHIGSQIFDTKAFHEGIETMVVETKKIADTLGIKIPEINLGGGFGVYYTENDVEVDIEKFMRSMIEHIEKSLDEHKLEIEKVSIEPGRSIVGNAGSTLYTVGGIKQTYGGVKYMFIDGGMTDNIRPALYQAEYEAVIANRLDEKEREVVTVAGKCCESGDLIIKGKSLPKGEKGDLLLVSTTGAYGYSMSSNYNKLARPAVVFVKNGKASLAIRRESFEDLIRNDLAIEL
- a CDS encoding GntP family permease, with the translated sequence MITVSALGAVVGLIVAIVLIIKKINPAYSLILGSIIGGLVGGASVSQTVSLMISGAQGMIPAILRIITAGVLAGVLIETGAASKIAETIIEKLGESKAIVAIVLSTMILTMVGVFIDVSVITVAPIAMAIAKRTNLSRTGVLVAMIGGGKAGNIMSPNPNAIAAADAFKIPLTSVMTAGIIPAVFGIVVTIIVAKIISNRGSQILDNDLGDKKLEKRPSFIGAIIGPIVAIFILALRPIAGISIDPLIALPVGGAIGCLAMGKIKHFNEYCVFGLGKMIGVAILLIGTGTLSGIIANSALKEVLTNFLSTTGAPAYLLAPFSGILMCAATASTTSGTAVASQVFGPTILSLGVQPINAAAMIHSGATVLDHLPHGSFFHATGGSVNMDMKERLTLIPFESLIGLILTFVSTIIYGMLF
- a CDS encoding glycerate kinase family protein, translating into MKIVLAPDSFKESMTAKETCIAIEKGFKKVISNLECIHVPMADGGEGTTQSLVDATNGKFYTVEVMGPLGEKRDARFGILGDGKTAILEMAAASGLELVPKEKRDATITTTYGTGELIKAALSKNVETILIGIGGSATNDGGAGMVQALGGKLLDKDGNEIGFGGGELSKLDRIDISNLDNRLKDVKIIVACDVQNPLTGPTGASHIFGKQKGANEEQRELLDKNLKHYAKIIRRDIGKDVENIPGAGAAGGLGAGLMAFLSAELKKGVDIVVEYSKLEEKLQGADLIITGEGSIDGQTRFGKTPYGVAKTAQKYNIPVIAFAGNIGKDIDVLYDYGFTAILPILPRVESLENAIANGKENIEYMSESLGRVISIYKK
- a CDS encoding CdaR family transcriptional regulator, with product MEISKELAQSIVVEMKKIIDKDLNFIDSNGIIIASTDETRIGTYHAGGKQVILRKDIIKINRDEEYIGSRKGINLPLNFNGELIGVIGISGETNEVEKYGQIIKRMSEILIKEAWILKRNEEESEKERIFLETLLFQNSFLYNPIIFSETLEEIEKKKNGVIIVGKIIKIYDLESIKKIYDPIRIKVKKYNGYSMLNQNTIIILDFHKDREKIIELLSEFNKKEFLSFGVGKIKEKIGELKDSYKEGVEALEWGIKSKNEITFYDDLDLELIIKNITKNLAQIYKEKIFKKLTNKEIEEYKIIFLLYEKYNGSLNKIAKELFIHVNTLQYKLNKLYEKTDLNMRNYNDFTKLKIAFMLKVE
- a CDS encoding dicarboxylate/amino acid:cation symporter, which codes for MNKKSIWEAYRFSIILIGAIIIGSFIGVHFGEKAKVLKPLGDLFINGMFTIVVPLVFVTISSSISSMSDMTRLKSILKNLILVFVSTGAVAAVIILIIVNIFPPAQGVNLSLTTAEALQPFQTGDQIVKAITVTDFPELISRKNMLPLILFSIVFGLCVNMVGEKGKVISNGLDALAEVFLKMINLLMYYAPIGLGAYFAALVGEYGKELLGSYTRAMIIYYPLCLVYFVVMFPIYGYISAGKDGVRAMKNLISPAITSIATQSSIATLPVNLDAAKKIGVPKDIREIVLPIGATAHMDGTVFSSILKISFLFGIFNVPFEGIGTYASALLLSILGGVVMSGVPGGGLIGEMLIVTMYGFPAEAFPIIATIGYLVDPPATMINATGDTVAAMLVTRIVEGKDWIKRNLG
- the dapF gene encoding diaminopimelate epimerase, encoding MRFSKLQAAGNDFILVNGLEYRDLDLSSTAKKVCDRHFGIGADGLMTCEESKVADIKMNYYNSDGSRGEMCGNGIRCFSKFVYDNGVVRKKSFSVETDAGIKYIDLTLESEEVKYISVDMGRADFRATSVPCTLDSEIILEKEIEVEGQKLKISSVLMGVPHTVILVDDYDNYDIDRLGKAIEYSMDIFPRKTNVNFIQVVDDENIIIKTWERGASRTLGCGTGCCSSAVIAHKLGKIKGNSVKLTTEGGEVFVTFDNEYNVIMKGSAETICTGEFLK